A genomic region of Bosea sp. 124 contains the following coding sequences:
- a CDS encoding MarR family transcriptional regulator, with translation MPSTKRNRAAGDGGEERDVLDLGGYVPYFLTAISNTWSRSSSRLYLERFGVGVTEWRVISQLAIEPRIAAQRICEVIGLDKGAVSRGVAALVAAGHVAESADDRDARRLLLELTPSGYALHDGLIALATAREGLMLEDFTPQERTQLIGFLRRLHARLPELRQFGAGE, from the coding sequence ATGCCTTCGACGAAGCGCAACAGGGCCGCCGGAGACGGCGGCGAAGAACGGGATGTTCTCGATCTCGGCGGCTATGTCCCCTATTTCCTGACGGCGATCTCGAACACCTGGTCGCGCAGCTCGTCGCGGCTTTATCTGGAGCGCTTCGGCGTCGGCGTCACCGAATGGCGCGTGATCTCGCAGCTCGCCATCGAACCCCGCATCGCGGCGCAGCGCATCTGCGAGGTCATCGGGCTCGACAAGGGCGCGGTCAGCCGTGGCGTCGCGGCTTTGGTCGCGGCCGGCCATGTCGCGGAAAGCGCGGATGATCGCGATGCGCGCCGCCTGCTGCTGGAGCTGACGCCGAGCGGCTATGCCCTGCATGACGGTCTGATCGCGCTGGCCACGGCGCGCGAAGGGCTGATGCTGGAGGACTTCACGCCCCAGGAGCGCACGCAACTGATCGGCTTCCTGCGCCGGCTGCATGCACGCCTGCCCGAGTTGCGGCAGTTCGGGGCCGGCGAGTGA
- the cobF gene encoding precorrin-6A synthase (deacetylating) encodes MRKLLIVGIGAGDPDHMTVQAIRALNRADVVFLPDKGEEKAALRHLREEICARFIEKPCKTVTVETPQRAPAASDYRGVVDDWHARIAENYERLFRAELAEGQHGALLVWGDPALYDSTLRIVERVRASGLALDWEVIPGISSVQVLAARHRIALNRIGEPVMITTGRKLAAGFPAGQDSVVVMLDGEQAFARIAPGDLDIYWGAYLGTPDEILIAGRLADVAGEIEQVRAQARQRHGWIMDTYLLRRREA; translated from the coding sequence ATGCGGAAACTGCTGATCGTCGGCATCGGCGCAGGCGACCCGGACCATATGACGGTCCAGGCGATCAGGGCGCTGAACCGGGCCGATGTCGTCTTCCTGCCGGACAAGGGCGAGGAGAAGGCGGCGCTGCGCCATCTCCGCGAGGAGATCTGCGCGCGTTTCATCGAGAAGCCCTGCAAGACGGTCACGGTCGAGACGCCGCAGCGCGCGCCGGCTGCGTCCGACTACCGCGGTGTCGTCGACGACTGGCATGCGCGCATCGCGGAAAACTACGAGCGCCTCTTCCGCGCCGAGCTGGCGGAGGGCCAGCATGGCGCGCTCCTCGTCTGGGGCGATCCCGCCCTCTATGACAGCACGCTGCGCATCGTCGAGCGTGTCCGCGCCAGCGGTCTGGCGCTCGATTGGGAGGTCATTCCCGGCATCAGCAGCGTGCAGGTGCTGGCCGCGCGTCACAGGATCGCGCTGAACCGCATCGGCGAGCCGGTCATGATCACCACCGGGCGCAAGCTCGCTGCCGGCTTCCCGGCGGGGCAGGACAGCGTCGTCGTCATGCTCGATGGCGAGCAGGCCTTCGCCCGGATCGCGCCCGGGGATCTGGACATCTACTGGGGCGCTTATCTCGGAACGCCGGACGAAATCCTGATCGCGGGCCGCCTCGCCGATGTAGCGGGCGAGATCGAACAGGTCCGCGCCCAGGCGCGCCAGCGGCATGGCTGGATCATGGATACCTATCTGCTGCGGCGTCGCGAGGCTTAG